GCCAAGAGCCAATGCTCGTAACAATTATAACAAAACACACAATACTAGGTAGACTAAGGTAAGTATCATGAAAGAGTCAAGTAAAAGTGATagagccatttttttttaaaagaacacatcTTGTTTTCAGCTCAGAAAGGATTAGAAAAATCAGTTCAGCGCTAAAGTGCATAGGTATGTTTGAATGTTTGACTACAGTTTTCATTAGTCAAGAAGTACCTATAAACCTACATCAGattaaatatttctttgtaaaataaatataattaaacagGAAATAACTACAGAGTTACAATGCCAAAGGTACAACTTTCTCAAGataaatttataataaacaaAGGAACTATCATATTACAAGATATAAAACCAGAACctcaaattttattcatttttcttatgtCCAAGCTAATCCTTTCACAGCCTGAGATGTTTCAAATTCTTCTTTGTGTGCTTGCAATTACATTCTTAATATAGATTATATTGATTGTTGTCCTCTCCCATCTACTTTCTTATTGACTTTCTCACTGCTTCCCTTTCCACAAAGTTAGTTGAATGTTATAGCTAAAGGTATTATTCTTATGAGTCACATAAAGCAATTTTAGTGTTTTTCATGTAAGGGAAAATTTCAATATAGAGGTTACATATTAAATGATCACCTGAATCCATTTAGCCTATTGCTCTCTACATATGTCCATATCACTTTTCTGTACCATATACCAATGACTTACATCTCAAACACAGCATTCCTCTTCTTCATAAAGTCATCATGAGAgcttttttaaatgtccttcCCAAAACCTTTCCTggaagattgttttggctataaTCAGAGGAATAATGAAGCTTTActtcctagtccagtgatggcgaacctatgacacacgtgtcagacgtgacatgcgaactcatttttttggttgatttttagccacatgtggctctttgcccccttgagtgtggctcttccacaaaataccacgtgtgggcgctcacatacagtgtgattgaaacttcgtggcccatgcacagaagtcagttttcggcctgggtgtgtctattttgaagaagtggcattagaagaagtgggaggTGTCCGTAGGTCAGGCGACTGGAGACGCGGGCGCAGGCGGGGCCGTGGGATACGCAGCgcaggggaggtacattgttttgaggtacgttcgctgaggtcgaccccttccaactctcccatccacacttttcttgtatacttgtttcagatagaggggtatggatgggagagttggaagggctcgacctcagcgaacgtacctcaatcagattgaggacgtttttagcaaaggccagcttaggagtaccctaattaagttaataacaatgtacctacctatatagtttaagtttaaaaaatttgtctctcaaaagaaatttcaatcgttgtactgttgatatttggctctgttgactaatgagtttgcggaccactgtgCTAGACTATTCTCTTCTTcagtcattaaataaaataacaatgcaAATGATATAGCATTTCCTTCTACTATGCATAAATGGTCACCTCTGAATAACTGCAGACCACAGGGAGATGTGATAGAAGATATGagttattttatgtaaataatgaaataaacattCTAGAGCTCTATGATATTAGATTAGGTTAGGTGATGAATGCCGTTGTAtcaaaaaataccccaaaatctcagtggcttaacacatagaaatttatttctcactctAAAAACATTCACTGCAAGTCCATCAGCTCTTCAGGACAGGTACCTTACAAACAGTGACTTAGAGACCCAGGTTGCATCCATCTTATAGGTATGCCATTAGGAGCACATTGGTTTCAGATCATCATGGCAAGTAAAGAGAGAGCTGGAGGATCCAGGCAGGACTTTTTACAGCTCCACTATGGAAAGGACACATCGCTTCTGTTTACAATCTCTCTGCAAACCCTCTGCTAGAAGTAGCCAAATGGCATTGCCTAACTACAATGGGCTGGGTAGTGATAAGAGCACATTTGATAAGTTGTCATTGTCTTTGCCACTTTCCACAAATGATATAagctttttcatattttaatgaaCAACAATTTTTGAAAAACTTTATATGGATACAAAATATcccttaaatataataaatttatcagcttatagatatatagattatatatattagGAAACACATTTTATGAAGCTTTAATGTTATTTAACATgttattacatttataatttttcaagaaCTTCACCGAGAGGTTTTGTTATTCCACTCCAAAAATGTAAGGAGCCAATATGTTATTTACCTACtagatgttttctatttttataatagttttgCTTGTGATTCAAGGGACCAGACACAAAatgggcaattaaaaaaaaatagctattgaCTCTCATCATGccaaaatattttgtatatatgaCATTACAATTGGCCCATCTCCTGTAATAGGTATTTTTTGAAACACCAATTTATAAATCATATTATTctgatatataaaaatgtaaagtaaaaataattttcaactcATTTCAGCATTAGTGGTTAACATGAATCAGCAACAGAAATGAGGCACGGGTTCTTAGTAAAATATGACATAGGAAGATCAATGATATCATTATCTCCCAAATTCAACTCTTATTTTAATTCACTAGTAATGCTTAAGacaacaaactttaaaaacagcATATTTACTAAAATTGTGGCAGTAGTTTTGTATAACAAGACACAcaatatactagaggtctggcaCTCAACTTGCTTACAGTAAACCAGCTTCAATATGAaggcattaaatattttttaaaaaccttctttTTTACATGCTAAATATTTTGGCAAGTGTGAAATTAAACACAGTAATGAAATTAATATAGTAAGAGTAAGAAATTACAAACTTGAAACTTGTATTTTAAGCATAAATCATATAAAAAGGAGTACCGGTTATATAGAATATCTGTGGATAATCAAAAATTAATAGTATAAAACATGCAAAATATTTCAGAATCTTTATTAATCAAAAAATACCAGGGTCTATTTAAAATTATTCCCCTCCAATGGGTATCAAAGATAATGCAAATCATGTAACATTCTAATGCTAAATTCTATTCAGTACTGTTGAATTAGAGGTAAATTTCATAGAATTGGGGGCTTACTTATACTGTTAAGTTGTTGTCTTTCTTGTTCACTTGAAGCAGCATACAACAACATACCAGAATTTCAGTAAGTAAGAAAAGAATGGCTGCTGCACTGGCAAAAATAGAATGTGTAAGGATCAAAGGCACACTATTCAGCTAGCCAAAGTGATAACAaactctccccccagccccccacaagCCCTTTCCCCATGTAAACAAAagttttttaaggagaaaaatgaaataaattaaacttATCTTCAAAAATAAGGATTTTGAGACATCAATGTTTAGTCCATGCTTCAAAAATGTCAATTATCTTTGTCTGGATCTTTCGGATAACATATACCCAAATTAGATAACTTTAAAATTAGATATATTTCTGTCATGAATATTATCtaaaacattttactttaattCCAACCATTTTAACCACTAGTATGACAACAGCATTTCAGGTGTCAGAGTAAACACTggaaggaaaaacacacaaacaaaatccTATATATAAGTCACAGGCAACAATTATGGCCCTTTCTGACACAGTGGCATTTGACTGGAAATTCAAAGTCCAGGAATAATTCTATTAACACAGGGAAATTCATGCATTTTGGTAAATGGGCCCAAACATTCACAGTTGGATTTTCTTTTAGGCCTTGCTTTTTAAATAGAGAAATCTTGCTTTATTTCATCTTGATGTTATCCTGACTTGTGACTTAAGTcgacttctttttcttcttcttactatGTTTCttgtgatgtttctttttcttcttctttgcttTTTCCATTGTTTGTTCTTGCTCTTCATGTCTTCTCTTCTTCTTTGCTTGGACCTCCTCTTCATAATCTGATTCTGATGAGGACTCTGATGGTAGAGGTTTATCCTCAGGgtgagtcttctttctttttttgctgacACTTCtaatatacttttctttctctgtttcatcccttgacttctttttcttttttctatactCTTTGCTTTCTGATTCAGATTCATGTGTAGAGCTTTCTGATGATTTGTGTGAatgcttcttctttttctttctcttttttcctcgtTTCTTTTTCTCAGCCTCATAATCTGAAGAACTGCTCGAAGAATCAGAACTTGATGAAGAAGATGAAGACTGAcaagatttcttctttttctttttctttctttctctttttctggacGGACCCTCATTTCCACTTAATGCTTTCTCCCTGCTTTGCTCTAGTTCTTTCTTCcaattctcattcattttttcttcaaattctgCCAATGCTTTGGagcctttctttttactttctatttttttcttcacttcttccCAGGTGGGCCTTGGTCGATTCAGATAATCTTGTATTGTTGGGCCTACAGGTTGAGATGGGCCCCTCCATCTGGCCATTGCTATAGGATTCATATAGGCTACCCGGTTATCTCTCTTTCCCATGGTGCCTAATGGTCACAGAGCAGACTCTCAGTTGCTAAGGCGAATACGGTTAGACACACTCCTTAAGTTCTTCATCTGCTGGTATACCAAGTGGGCTCTATTCTGTGAGAGAAGCAGATGGAATGATTATAAAGCAGCTTGAATataagacaagaaaataaatacacaagcTTAACTGTCCACTGCTATCACATGATACAGTAGAAATTTTCAAAACTTAGACCTTAGGAACAACAAATAGACATATTTAAGATTTTTGCATATTTTAGACATTGTGGTACAAACATAAAGTGTTTTATATGACTCATGTAAGCTTCTgctatataaaatgtttaataagtaTTTCCTTTTATAGTGTATAATAcatcctttccccccccccttctttgaTTCTGCCTCATATGGTATGAGGAGTGAGACAATTTTTTATTGCAAAATCCTGTACCAGGCAGACCTTTCCGACCTGTGAAAGTGCAGCACAATCTACTCCATTCTTTGACAGCACTCTAGAAATTCAGATACACCTGAACAAAATCTTTCTCCCTCAACTTTCACATCCAATCCATTACTAAATCCTGTTGTGTAAACTTCCACAAAAGGTCTCATATCCATTCACTTCTCTCCAAATATATTGTCATCCAGTTAATCTAGGCACTATCATCTCTCATTTGGACTATTAATATCTAGTATCTACTGAGTGTTTATTTTCTGCCAGAGACTGGTTAGTGGTTTGCATGGATTATCTCATTCAGTCTCTATGAGGTTGATTCTATTATTGTCCCTAattcacagatggagaaactcaGGCTTAGGGAATTTTAGTAACTTAATAACTAGAGGATTTTAGTTACTTACATAACGTaacagctaataaatggcagaacCAGAATTTAAACCAAAGTAGCCAGACCGCAAATCCTTCACACCTAACACAAGGATATATTGCCTCTTTATATAAATCTCTACCTTTACTCCTTCCCATTCCAGTCCCACACCACAATCAGAAGGATCTTAAAATACCACAGTGgctttacattttaataataatcaaATCCAGATTCCTATATGATCTGTCCTGCTTATTTCTCTTACTTTCACCTAGGGTCACTCACCACTTTTCTCAATTCTATCTTCTCTAGTCTTCTCTTGCTTTCTGGAATATGCTAGTTTAGCCACCATAGCTAGTTCCACATCATCCTTCATGTCTCAGTATGAATGTCAATTCATCAGAAAGGCAGCTGTTAAGTTGAACTACATACATTGCCAattatacaaaacaaaaacagttgaATACCAGCACTTTCATATGGCTTAATCTTATACTAAAATAGGTTGCCTCTGTATTTACCACTTATCCTCATCATTCTGTATCCCagttacttgtttattttattcatagcaCTTGGTAAAATGgtgattattttatttgtctGATTATTTACATGTGTGTTGTGTTTGTGTACCCACCACTAAATATAAATTCAAGAAAGATAAAGACTATGTTTGATCTGTTTTATTCACCAGGGTATTCCCAGTATCTGGACTTTACtaactactcaataaatatttgctcaataattaaaaaaataaatggatagatggatggataactCTGGGGGTAGGGGCATTCTTAAAAGCTTACTGGAGTTGCAGATGTCTGTATAGAAATTGAAGGATAAATAGCTTACCCAAGAAATGAGAAATGGaagacattccaggcagagaaaacaaTATGTGAAAAATTACAGggaataaaaaaaacccaccatgTATTTAATGTTGATGGAGCCTGGAGGTCAATCTGGCAGCGGTAGAAGGTGAGGTTTCATAGACAGAAACTAGCCTGATCATGGAGGTCCTTTTAGGTCATTTTGAAATCTTAGATTTTGTCCTGTAATTGTCAGGAAGCCAATAAAGTCTTTTAAATAGAGGGGAAAGATGTTCAGCCATATCATAGATTTTTCTATCAGTGTTGATCTTGATTCTGACCCTTTAAATCAATCAAACATACCCACCTATCATAAACTCAATGCCTCAGACGTTAGAGTGGCTCTTGGTGATAGTTTCCTACATTTCATTGCTATGCTTGCTCTTATTCTTCCTCCACTCCAGTTCTATCTATCTCTTCTTAGGTTTTTCTGTCTTTGtaaaattgatttattatttatttgcacttacatttttaatgttgacagtATTGCAAAATGCCCCCATTCACCCCACTCCATTtgcccaccacccccaccttgaccctcaccacactattatctgtgcaTCCATAGGCTAtgatgcatatatgttctttagctattCCCTTTAACTTCCTTTATCCAGTCCCCCCgccacccttccctctgatatttgtcagtctgttccatgtatccatacctctggttctattttgttcatcaatttattttgttcattagattccacatattacgAAAATCATaaggaatttttctttctctgactggcttatttcatttagcataataatttccaggtccatccatgctgtcaacaaggataagaattccttttttgcagcagcatagcattccattatgGAAGCATACctcaacttttttatccactcatctactgatgggcatttgagcTGTTTCTaggtcttggctattgtaaataacgctgcaatgaacatagggatgcatacatcctttctgcttggtgttgttggatttttagaatatataaacccagaagtgggatcactgggtcaaaaggcagttccatttttaattttttgaagaaacccTATACTTTTTCCACTGAGTGGGGAAAGAACtccctttttccacatcctctccagcatttgttgtttgttgatttattgatagtagccactAGGAAAGGTGTGAAGTGATATGTCGTTGTCATGTTAATTTGCATCTTACTGATGATTAgagaccttgagcattttttcatgtctatggCCATCtccatgtcctctttggagaagtgtgtattcagattctttgcccatttttaattagattgtcttcctggtgttgagttgtatatgttctttatatattttggagattaaccacTTATTATATGAATCATTGGCGAATATCTTTGTCCATACAATgggttccctttttgttttgtcagTGGTTTCTTTTgccgtgcagaagctttttggtttgatgtcgctccatatgtttatttttcctgtgtttcCTTTACCGATATGGAgacatatcagcaaaaatattgctctgagctatgtctgatattttactgcctatgctttgtagatttttatgttttaatgacttacatttaagtcttttatccattttgagcttattcttgtgtatggtgtaacttggtgGCCTAggtttattttattgcatttactgcccaattttcccaatatcatttattgaagagtctgttttaactccattgtatactcttgccttctttgtcaagtattaattgactataaaggtgtGCATTAATTTCTGGGCTCTtcgttctgttccattgatctgtatgcctgttGTTGTGCCattaccaagctgttttgataacagtggctttatagtatagtttaatatctagtgctgtgatccctccaactttgtttttctttctcaagattactaaggctattcatggtcttttttggttccatataatttttttggaatatttgttctagatctgtgaaatatgccattggtatttcaataggaaatgtgttgaatctatagattgcattgggttgtatggacattttaatgatgttaattcttacAAAACATAAACAtagtatatgatttcacttgtttGTACTTcctctatttcatttttcaatgtcctatagtttctaagtacaggtcttttaccttcttgattaaatttattcctaagtatcttattttttttgttgcagtggtaaaagggattgttttcttagtttctttttctgagagttcattattggtgcatagacatgccattgatttctgggtgttaattttgtatcctgctacttttctgaattcatttattaaatctagtattttttttggtggagtttttagggatttctatgtacaatataatgtcatctgaaaataatgtcagttttataccctcctttccaatttgaatgccttttatttcttctacttgtctgattgctgtggctaggacttcaagCACTATGTTGAATATGAGTGGTGAAAAGGGACATCCCTGTCgtttctgatcttaagggaaaagtTTTCAGTTTTTTCCCCATCAATTATAATTTCAGGTGGAAAGTAAAGAGATAAGAAGCTAATTATACTAATGGATGTAGAATTAAAGaaattatgtgtttttttgtagTTGGTTCTATCATAGAATAATCAAACATATTCTCAGAGTGACAAGAAAGATAggttataaagaaaaaagttttaagaaGATAGGAAAGAGAGGAAATAATGGATATTGCAAGACCATAGGGGAAACAGAGAGAAGATGCATATTCTTGCAAGAgcagaggcaaaaataaataaataaagggtatGGGTTCAGGGCTTTTTCTTGGGGGCAgaatggagagaaagataaaaggaaGAAAGTTGAAGTATTTTTACATTATATCCTTAATTTTTACTCAAAGTTATGTGTCAAGGTTGTCTTCTATGATTAAGGTAGGCTGAGGTGGCATAGGAGTTTTGAGACCAATAATTAAAGTTACAGATGGATGTAAAAATATGAAACTGAACCACTTTCTTATaccatacaaaaataa
The sequence above is a segment of the Myotis daubentonii chromosome X, mMyoDau2.1, whole genome shotgun sequence genome. Coding sequences within it:
- the FAM133A gene encoding protein FAM133A; this encodes MGKRDNRVAYMNPIAMARWRGPSQPVGPTIQDYLNRPRPTWEEVKKKIESKKKGSKALAEFEEKMNENWKKELEQSREKALSGNEGPSRKRERKKKKKKKSCQSSSSSSSSDSSSSSSDYEAEKKKRGKKRKKKKKHSHKSSESSTHESESESKEYRKKKKKSRDETEKEKYIRSVSKKRKKTHPEDKPLPSESSSESDYEEEVQAKKKRRHEEQEQTMEKAKKKKKKHHKKHSKKKKKKST